In Betta splendens chromosome 22, fBetSpl5.4, whole genome shotgun sequence, the following proteins share a genomic window:
- the LOC114848162 gene encoding potassium channel subfamily K member 16-like, with product MARFKVIRVKVSWIAVLALAHFAYLVLGATIFQILEREAESNNRNHFQLEKLNFLANYTCLDRSALEKFVQVILDAWEKGVNPSGNSTNHSNWDFSSSFFFAGTVVTTIGYGNLSPSTVSGQVFCVLYALGGIPLNLAFLKQLGKCLTIQLGQLEKGVVSAVTHKQTFQALAVSLFVFTGSLLFLVIPPLLFSYVEGWTFGEGFYFAFITLSTIGFGDYVVGADPGKEYISLYRSLAGIWIIFALAWLSLVLSIGAKIIQHVVVLTQPDFKKQEEEEDTVSDHHCTL from the exons ATGGCGAGGTTCAAGGTGATCCGGGTCAAAGTGAGCTGGATAGCAGTTTTGGCTCTGGCCCACTTTGCATACCTGGTTCTAGGAGCCACAATTTTCCAAATTCTGGAGCGCGAGGCTGAGAGCAACAACCGGAATCACTTCCAGCTGGAGAAGCTTAATTTCTTGGCTAATTACACCTGCCTGGACAGATCTGCCCTGGAGAAGTTTGTGCAG GTGATTTTGGATGCCTGGGAAAAGGGAGTCAATCCATCTGGCAACTCCACCAACCACAGCAACTGGGATTTTAGTAGCTCCTTCTTTTTTGCAGGCACAGTAGTCACAACTATAG GTTATGGTAATCTCTCCCCCAGCACTGTGTCTGGCCAAGTGTTTTGCGTGTTGTATGCTCTTGGTGGGATTCCGCTAAATCTAGCCTTCCTCAAACAGCTGGGGAAGTGTCTCACCATCCAACTGGGCCAACTGGAAAAGGGTGTGGTCTCAGCTGTTACACACAAG CAAACATTCCAGGCTCTGGCTGTGAGTTTATTTGTCTTCACCGGCAGCCTGTTGTTTTTGGTCATCCCACCTTTGCTGTTCAGTTACGTAGAAGGCTGGACATTCGGTGAGGGCTTCTATTTCGCCTTCATTACTCTGAGCACCATTGGATTTGGAGATTATGTGGTGG GGGCTGACCCAGGCAAGGAGTACATTTCTCTGTATCGCAGCCTTGCTGGCATATGGATCATCTTTGCCCTGGCTTGGCTTTCTCTTGTCCTCAGCATAGGAGCCAAAATAATACAGCATGTGGTTGTCCTGACTCAACCAGACTTCAAgaaacaagaggaagaagaggataCAGTATCTGATCACCATTGCACACTTTAA
- the kcnk17 gene encoding potassium channel subfamily K member 17 isoform X2 has product MEIKEVFSLARVPSILLLGLVYVAYVLIGGVIFWKLEGDLGQKDVSQLLLTKKMFLSKYTCLDQEGLEALVQLVQDSSKIGLSLKSNNTAAGFWKFTSSAVFAATVVTTIGYGNQCPTSTAGQIFCVFFALFGIPLNVVVLNRVGKYMLAIERNISDFLEGKTGRKKCTRFFVHLVSYISGTVLFFIMPMIVFQLEEGWTFSQAIYYCFISLSTIGFGDFVADSNPDKWYPDWYNVLIASWIFFGMAWLALVINHSIDILERLNTHFKMRWGKEKQGHDSGSAESENPETQVEEEDENKKSPMNQQATQ; this is encoded by the exons ATGGAAATAAAAGAAGTTTTCAGTTTGGCTCGGGTGCCATCCATCCTCTTGCTTGGTTTAGTTTATGTGGCCTACGTGCTGATTGGTGGGGTTATATTTTGGAAGTTAGAAGGAGATCTTGGGCAGAAGGACGTCAGTCAGTTATTGttgacaaaaaaaatgtttctgtcCAAATACACTTGTCTGGACCAAGAGGGCCTAGAAGCACTAGTTCAG ttGGTGCAAGATTCCTCAAAGATTGGCCTAAgtttaaaaagcaacaacacTGCAGCAGGTTTCTGGAAGTTCACCAGCTCAGCTGTATTTGCTGCAACTGTGGTCACAACTATAG GTTATGGGAACCAGTGTCCTACTTCTACAGCTGGTCAGATTTTCTGTGTATTCTTTGCACTATTTGGGATCCCGCTCAACGTGGTGGTGCTGAACAGAGTTGGCAAATACATGCTTGCTATAGAGAGGAACATCTCTGACTTCCTGGAGGGGAAGACTGGAAGAAAG AAGTGTACTCGTTTCTTTGTCCACTTGGTATCTTACATTTCCGGAACAGTGCTCTTCTTCATTATGCCCATGATTGTATTCCAACTAGAAGAGGGCTGGACCTTCTCTCAGGCAATCTACTACTGCTTCATTAGCCTCAGTACAATTGGCTTTGGAGACTTTGTGGCAG ACAGTAATCCAGACAAATGGTATCCAGATTGGTACAACGTGCTCATTGCCTCATGGATTTTCTTTGGCATGGCCTGGCTAGCCCTAGTGATCAACCACTCTATCGACATCCTGGAACGGCTGAATACCCACTTCAAAATGAGGTGGGGTAAGGAGAAACAGGGACACGATTCGGGCAGTGCAGAAAGCGAGAACCCCGAAACACAggttgaggaggaagatgaaaacaAGAAGTCACCAATGAACCAACAAGCTACACAATGA
- the kcnk17 gene encoding potassium channel subfamily K member 17 isoform X1, with translation MEIKEVFSLARVPSILLLGLVYVAYVLIGGVIFWKLEGDLGQKDVSQLLLTKKMFLSKYTCLDQEGLEALVQLVQDSSKIGLSLKSNNTAAGFWKFTSSAVFAATVVTTIGYGNQCPTSTAGQIFCVFFALFGIPLNVVVLNRVGKYMLAIERNISDFLEGKTGRKKCTRFFVHLVSYISGTVLFFIMPMIVFQLEEGWTFSQAIYYCFISLSTIGFGDFVAGTSKDSNPDKWYPDWYNVLIASWIFFGMAWLALVINHSIDILERLNTHFKMRWGKEKQGHDSGSAESENPETQVEEEDENKKSPMNQQATQ, from the exons ATGGAAATAAAAGAAGTTTTCAGTTTGGCTCGGGTGCCATCCATCCTCTTGCTTGGTTTAGTTTATGTGGCCTACGTGCTGATTGGTGGGGTTATATTTTGGAAGTTAGAAGGAGATCTTGGGCAGAAGGACGTCAGTCAGTTATTGttgacaaaaaaaatgtttctgtcCAAATACACTTGTCTGGACCAAGAGGGCCTAGAAGCACTAGTTCAG ttGGTGCAAGATTCCTCAAAGATTGGCCTAAgtttaaaaagcaacaacacTGCAGCAGGTTTCTGGAAGTTCACCAGCTCAGCTGTATTTGCTGCAACTGTGGTCACAACTATAG GTTATGGGAACCAGTGTCCTACTTCTACAGCTGGTCAGATTTTCTGTGTATTCTTTGCACTATTTGGGATCCCGCTCAACGTGGTGGTGCTGAACAGAGTTGGCAAATACATGCTTGCTATAGAGAGGAACATCTCTGACTTCCTGGAGGGGAAGACTGGAAGAAAG AAGTGTACTCGTTTCTTTGTCCACTTGGTATCTTACATTTCCGGAACAGTGCTCTTCTTCATTATGCCCATGATTGTATTCCAACTAGAAGAGGGCTGGACCTTCTCTCAGGCAATCTACTACTGCTTCATTAGCCTCAGTACAATTGGCTTTGGAGACTTTGTGGCAGGTACATCAAAAG ACAGTAATCCAGACAAATGGTATCCAGATTGGTACAACGTGCTCATTGCCTCATGGATTTTCTTTGGCATGGCCTGGCTAGCCCTAGTGATCAACCACTCTATCGACATCCTGGAACGGCTGAATACCCACTTCAAAATGAGGTGGGGTAAGGAGAAACAGGGACACGATTCGGGCAGTGCAGAAAGCGAGAACCCCGAAACACAggttgaggaggaagatgaaaacaAGAAGTCACCAATGAACCAACAAGCTACACAATGA
- the kcnk5a gene encoding potassium channel subfamily K member 5a, whose amino-acid sequence MVDKGPLLTSAIIFYLSIGAAIFQVLEEPNWELAAKQYSAQKDKILEDYPCLTKDDLDRILEVVSDAAGQGVTITGSKTFNNWNWPNAVIFAATVITTIGYGNIAPKTSAGRVFCIFYGLFGVPLCLTWISELGKFFGGRAKHLGQYLTRKGFSLRKAQFTCTAIFLLWGVLVHLVLPPFVFMSQEGWTYIEGLYFSFVTLTTIGFGDLVAGVEPNKEYPTLYRYFVEVWIYLGLAWLSLFFNWKVRMVIEAHKALKKRRKLRKLSLEELQQYKGSHKAPLPLSPTPNDVNIFSFLSKRQEGYNDLIKQIGKKDGVNNSAVTTINTSKEFSRSRSCNDAPMFNGHTILSLDRSPRHKRRYSFSDRVTVAFSKSKNYLLGSDNGLLLTEDHIEGDLEQDQMYENQLDKDAGLENRGVGDCGLSGQRAWDPKDYHPLTFQNANITFIDEENFLNNNLEEEEDDNDDDSKAKLSITTCDENIETNSSKEEQCSESEESVFTSDDSENSHSYEKLVEEYAKEENTEP is encoded by the exons ATGGTAGATAAAGGCCCTTTGTTGACGTCTGCCATTATTTTTTACCTGTCCATTGGGGCAGCAATTTTTCAAGTCCTGGAGGAGCCTAATTGGGAGCTGGCTGCAAAGCAGTACAGTGCACAGAAGGACAAAATACTGGAGGACTATCCCTGTCTGACGAAGGATGACCTGGACAGAATCCTGGAG GTGGTATCTGACGCTGCAGGCCAAGGGGTCACAATAACTGGCAGTAAGACGTTTAACAACTGGAACTGGCCAAATGCTGTGATCTTTGCAGCAACAGTTATCACTACTATCG ggtATGGGAATATTGCTCCCAAAACATCAGCAGGCCGTGTATTTTGCATCTTTTATGGACTGTTTGGTGTGCCTTTGTGTCTTACCTGGATCAGTGAGCTGGGAAAGTTCTTTGGTGGCAGAGCCAAGCACCTAGGCCAGTATCTAACCAGGAAAGGATTTTCACTG AGAAAGGCTCAGTTCACCTGCACGGCTATATTTCTCCTTTGGGGTGTGCTGGTCCATTTAGTCCTTCCACCTTTTGTATTTATGTCCCAGGAGGGTTGGACATACATTGAAGGATTGTACTTCTCATTTGTAACGTTGACCACCATTGGCTTTGGAGATTTAGTAGCAG GCGTGGAACCGAACAAAGAATATCCAACTTTGTACCGATACTTTGTGGAAGTGTGGATATATCTGGGATTGGCCTGGCTTTCCTTGTTCTTCAATTGGAAAGTGCGGATGGTGATCGAGGCTCACAAGGCACTAAAGAAACGTCGCAAGCTGCGCAAACTGTCTCTCGAAGAGCTACAGCAGTACAAAGGCTCTCACAAAGCCCCCCTTCCTTTGTCACCCACTCCTAATGATGTCAACATCTTCAGCTTCCTGTCCAAGAGGCAGGAAGGATACAATGACTTGATCAAGCAGATCGGCAAAAAAGATGGTGTTAACAACAGTGCAGTCACCACCATTAATACTTCAAAAGAATTTAGTCGTTCTCGGAGTTGCAATGATGCTCCTATGTTTAATGGCCACACCATTCTCAGCCTGGACCGTTCACCACGCCACAAGAGACGCTATAGTTTTAGTGACCGTGTCACTGTGGCTTTTTCAAAGTCCAAGAACTACCTCCTTGGCTCAGACAATGGCTTACTGCTAACAGAAGATCACATTGAGGGTGACCTAGAACAGGACCAAATGTACGAGAACCAACTTGACAAAGATGCCGGCCTCGAAAACAGAGGAGTGGGAGATTGTGGACTAAGTGGTCAAAGGGCATGGGACCCCAAAGACTACCATCCCCTGACATTCCAAAATGCAAACATTACTTTTATTGATGAGGAGAACTTCCTGAACAACAAtttggaggaagaggaggatgacaaTGATGACGATTCGAAAGCAAAGCTGTCTATTACCACATGTGACGAAAACATTGAAACAAACTCATCAAAAGAGGAGCAATGTTCAGAATCTGAGGAGTCGGTGTTCACTAGTGACGATTCAGAAAACAGCCACTCTTATGAGAAACTGGTAGAGGAGTATGCAAAGGAAGAAAATACAGAGCCTTGA